In the genome of Limanda limanda chromosome 15, fLimLim1.1, whole genome shotgun sequence, one region contains:
- the ret gene encoding proto-oncogene tyrosine-protein kinase receptor Ret, producing the protein MGLSCGFSVGNIAVLLLLLLLEGVTALYFPQNEYIETVYVGQPAGTPILQVHAMLDSDSERPHFYLCWSTLRRPAYSSWFHMDVNTGILSLNKTLEESDFAIPNQHSWSVKKLGLHATVFPNFSRRPHCINKNSPRITLDFVNATLPQCTHTDMKELCFPHRDSFNPRIMENRFAGPIRQLRRLTRLNVCPNYTISYNVESETPAPFAVDENTTELVVTAPLDREESECYRLLMVCTVRTDTLITKVETSLDVFVLDEDDNAPYVNGTDTTDIVISFNRTKGGSFGTLYVFDRDLTPIYHIDNSHSKYGGNLLNSDPWIDKTFEIKGTFSERKAAHGGIRETVHDYQLVLKRNLYVNENRSVQLDYLVNDTTYPGLEGTVLLHFNITILPVHIRFENITHMFTLTRRASAYAQVGRVCVENCQQFDGFIVTYRLDVPDRNVSADLQSCYAAISITQAPDAMWGLLYVNDSEALRRPECQDLQYSVVAQEVHTQQEASTQIHIILDSEVNKASQESQQFLSCAENRGRRDCESVRGLGATTGRCQWRQGTEKGISEKYSTCSPDLRTCPDSFCDAVESKASSICPQDCTKETVIGGHERGLGSGIKAGYGTCYCYAERCFCEKEDIVDAICDDMCRTIIATSLLLSFVVSILLSSYFIHRYHKNSSKPPIASAEMTFRRPAQAYPISFPANNLRRGSQDSIEPDTFKIPEDPKWEFPRKNLVLGKTLGEGEFGKVVKATAFRLKGKAGYTTVAVKMLKENASHSELRDLLSEFSLLKQVNHPHVIKMYGACSQEGPLYLIVEYAKFGSLRNFLRESRKVGPSYMSRDSNRNSSYLENPDDRALTMGDLISFAWQISRGMQYLAEMKVVHRDLAARNVLVAEGRKMKISDFGLSRDVYEEDSYVKRSKGRIPVKWMAIESLFDHIYTTQSDVWSFGVLLWEIVTLGGNPYPGIAPERLFNLLKTGYRMERPENCSEEMYNLMLRCWKQEAEKRQTFSDISKELEKMMVKSRDYLDLAASTPADALLYDDALSEEDTPLVDCNNAPLPRTLPSTWIENKLYGMSYPNWPEKSPVPLNRHDATNPVFTRYANDSVYANWMALPSPAKAVDKLDS; encoded by the exons ATGGGGCTAAGTTGTGGTTTCTCTGTTGGAAACAtcgctgtgctgctgctgctgctgctgctggaag GAGTGACAGCCCTGTACTTCCCTCAGAATGAGTACATCGAGACGGTGTACGTGGGCCAGCCGGCCGGAACACCCATCCTGCAGGTCCACGCCATGCTGGACAGCGACTCGGAGAGGCCGCATTTCTACCTGTGCTGGAGCACGCTCAGAAGGCCGGCCTACAGCTCCTGGTTCCACATGGACGTCAACACTGGAATACTGTCCTTGAACAAAACTCTGGAGGAGAGCGACTTCGCCATCCCAA ATCAACATTCGTGGTCCGTGAAGAAGCTGGGCCTTCACGCCACGGtttttccaaacttctccagAAGGCCCCACTGCATCAACAAAAACTCCCCTCGGATCACGCTGGACTTTGTCAACGCCACGCTGCCCCAGTGCACGCACACGGATATGAAGGAGCTCTGCTTCCCCCACAGAGACTCCTTCAACCCCCGTATCATGGAGAACAGGTTCGCCGGGCCCATACGGCAACTGCGGCGACTCACCAGACTCAACGTCTGCCCCAACTACACCATCTCTTACAACGTGGAGTCAG AAACCCCAGCACCGTTCGCTGTGGATGAGAACACCACAGAGCTGGTGGTGACGGCCCCTCTGGACCGCGAGGAGAGTGAGTGCTACAGACTCCTGATGGTCTGCACCGTCCGAACAGACACGCTCATCACCAAGGTGGAAACCTCCCTGGACGTGTTTGTCTTGGACGAGGATGATAACGCACCGTATGTGAACGGGACGGACACGACGGACATCGTTATCAGCTTCAATCGGACAAAG ggTGGCTCTTTTGGAACCTTGTATGTCTTTGACAGGGATTTAACCCCCATCTATCACATAGACAACAGCCACAGTAAGTATGGCGGGAACTTGCTCAACAGCGACCCATGGATAGATAAAACATTCGAAATAAAAGGCACCTTCAGTGAAAGGAAAGCAGCTCACGGAGGCATTCGAGAGACCGTCCACGACTACC AGCTGGTCCTGAAGAGGAACCTGTATGTGAATGAGAATCGCAGTGTGCAGTTGGACTACCTGGTCAATGACACCACCTACCCCGGCCTGGAGGGAACGGtgctgcttcacttcaacaTCACCATCCTACCAGTGCACATCCGCTTCgagaacatcacacacatgttcacactgacacGCAGAGCTTCTGCTTACGCACAG GtcggcagagtgtgtgtggagaacTGCCAGCAATTTGATGGCTTCATCGTCACGTACCGGCTCGATGTGCCAGATAGGAACGTGTCCGCTGACCTGCAGTCCTGCTATGCAGCCATAAGCATCACCCAGGCTCCAGACGCCATGTGGGGGCTGCTCTACGTGAACGACTCCGAGGCTTTGCGCAGGCCGGAGTGCCAGGACCTGCAGTACTCTGTTGTGGCCCAGGAGGTGCACACGCAGCAGGAGGCCAGCACACAGATCCACATCATACTAGATAGTGAAG TAAACAAGGCCAGTCAGGAGAGCCAGCAGTTCCTGTCCTGTGCGGAGAACCGAGGACGAAGAGACTGCGAGTCTGTCCGAGGCCTGGGAGCAACAACAGGGAGGTGTCAGTGGAGGCAAGGCACAGAGAAag GGATATCTGAAAAGTACTCGACCTGCTCCCCTGACCTGCGGACATGCCCTGATAGCTTCTGTGATGCAGTGGAAAGCAAAGCTTCATCAATATGCCCCCAAGACTGTACAA aGGAAACTGTGATCGGAGGTCATGAACGCGGCTTGGGAAGCGGGATCAAGGCCGGTTATGGAACATGCTACTGCTATGCGGAAAGATGTTTCTGTGAGAAGGAAGATATTGTGG ACGCGATATGCGACGACATGTGTAGAACCATCATCGccacctctctgctgctctccttcgtcgtctccatcctcctctcctcatacTTCATTCACCGGTATCACAAGAACTCGTCCAAGCCGCCAATCGCCTCCGCGGAAATGACATTCCGTCGGCCAGCTCAGGCCTATCCCATCAGCTTCCCAGCCAACAACTTACGCCGGGGCTCTCAGGATTCCATCGAGCCTGACACCTTTAAAATACCC GAGGATCCAAAGTGGGAGTTTCCTCGTAAAAACCTTGTACTGGGCAAGACTTTAGGGGAAGGAGAGTTTGGGAAAGTGGTCAAGGCAACAGCGTTCAGGCTGAAAGGAAAAGCAGGTTACACCACTGTGGCTGTGAAAATGCTTAAAG AGAACGCCTCACACAGTGAGCTGCGTGACCTGCTGTCAGAATTCAGTTTACTGAAGCAAGTTAACCACCCGCACGTCATCAAGATGTACGGAGCGTGCAGCCAGGAAG GTCCATTGTATCTGATCGTGGAGTATGCCAAGTTCGGGTCGCTCCGCAACTTCCTGCGCGAGAGTCGGAAAGTTGGCCCGAGCTACATGAGCAGGGACAGCAACCGAAACTCCAGCTACCTGGAGAACCCGGACGACCGGGCTCTGACCATGGGGGACCTGATCTCGTTTGCATGGCAGATCTCCAGAGGCATGCAGTACCTGGCGGAAATGAAG GTTGTTCACAGGGACCTGGCAGCACGCAACGTCCTGGTGGCTGAGGGAAGGAAGATGAAGATCTCAGACTTTGGCCTTTCCAGAGACGTGTACGAAGAGGACTCGTATGTTAAGAGGAGCAAG ggtCGTATTCCTGTTAAATGGATGGCAATAGAATCCTTGTTTGATCACATTTACACAACGCAAAGTGATGT CTGGTCCTTCGGTGTGCTGCTGTGGGAGATAGTGACACTTGGAGGAAATCCGTACCCAGGCATCGCCCCCGAACGCCTCTTTAACCTCCTCAAGACCGGCTACAGAATGGAGAGACCAGAGAACTGCTCAGAAGAAAT GTACAACCTCATGCTCCGCTGCTGGAAACAAGAGGCAGAGAAGAGGCAGACATTCTCGGACATCAGCAAGGAGCTTGAAAAGATGATGGTGAAAAGTCGG GATTACCTGGACCTGGCGGCGTCCACGCCAGCCGACGCCCTGCTGTACGACGACGCCCTCTCTGAAGAGGACACACCACTAGTGGACTGTAATAACGCCCCTCTCCCTCGAACCCTCCCTTCCACATGGATTGAAAACAAGCTCTATG GCATGTCATACCCGAACTGGCCTGAGAAGAGCCCGGTACCGCTCAACAGACATGATGCCACTAATCCAGTCTTTACAAGATATGCCAATGATAGTGTTTATGCAAACTGGATGGCTTTGCCTTCACCCGCAAAAGCTGTGGACAAGCTCGATAGCTAA